In Oreochromis aureus strain Israel breed Guangdong linkage group 20, ZZ_aureus, whole genome shotgun sequence, the following are encoded in one genomic region:
- the rimkla gene encoding beta-citrylglutamate synthase B produces the protein MCSRVWFLTDRRISQEYPQVQILRALKEHCADEDVEFRYLLMDQIVLTISEGQLGLRAEQELVTSYPQVVMVRVPTPWVQSDSDITVLRHLEKMGCRLINRPQAILNCVNKFWTFQELAGHGVPLPDTFSYGGHDNFRKMIDEAEPLGYPVVVKNARGHRGKAVFLARDKHHLTDLCHVIRHDTPYLFQEYVKESHGRDVRVVLVGGRIIGSMLRCSTDGRMQSNCSLGGVGMMCPLSEEGKQLAIKVSNILGMDVCGIDLLQLNDGSFVVCEANANVGFIAFDQACGMDVAGIVADYVLSMLPNRLTRKMSLLSVVSSTSETSSEPEVCNVPSGGGSLPEAVCNMSVGSTSSESDPELAEPSQSSPCQSTAPSLPDLPDLADPAYNFNTLLANEIKLLTE, from the exons ATGTGTTCTCGAGTTTGGTTCTTGACCGACCGGCGCATCAGCCAGGAGTATCCACAAGTCCAGATCCTCCGGGCGCTGAAGGAGCACTGCGCCGACGAGGACGTAGAATTTCGCTACCTCCTCATGGATCAAATCGTGCTGACGATCAGCGAGGGCCAGCTAG GACTGCGAGCAGAGCAGGAATTGGTGACATCTTACCCACAGGTGGTGATGGTGCGAGTACCCACGCCCTGGGTTCAGTCAGATAGTGACATCACTGTGCTCCGCCACCTGGAGAAGATGGGTTGCCGGCTGATCAACAGGCCCCAGGCCATACTCAACTGTGTCAACAAGTTTTGGACGTTTCAAGAACTAGCTGGGCATGGGGTGCCTCTTCCTGACACCTTCTCTTACG GTGGGCATGACAacttccggaagatgattgacGAGGCTGAGCCACTGGGCTACCCGGTGGTAGTGAAGAATGCACGTGGCCACAGAG GCAAGGCTGTGTTCCTGGCACGGGACAAACACCACCTGACAGACCTTTGCCACGTGATCCGCCATGATACCCCCTACCTATTTCAGGAGTACGTCAAGGAGTCGCACGGCCGTGATGTGCGGGTTGTCCTAGTGGGCGGCCGTATCATCGGCTCTATGCTGCGTTGCTCCACTGATGGTCGCATGCAGAGCAACTGCTCCTTGG GTGGTGTAGGCATGATGTGCCCCCTGAGTGAGGAGGGCAAGCAGCTGGCCATCAAGGTGTCTAACATCCTGGGCATGGATGTGTGCGGCATTGACCTCCTGCAGCTCAACGATGGCTCGTTTGTGGTTTGTGAGGCCAACGCAAACGTGGGCTTCATCGCCTTCGACCAGGCCTGTGGCATGGACGTAGCAGGCATTGTTGCTGACTATGTCCTGTCAATGCTCCCAAACCGCCTCACTCGCAAGATGTCTCTGCTGTCCGTCGTGTCAAGCACCAGCGAGACCAGCAGCGAGCCCGAAGTGTGCAACGTGCCTTCTGGCGGCGGCTCGCTGCCTGAAGCAGTCTGCAACATGAGCGTGGGGTCAACTTCCAGCGAGAGCGACCCAGAGCTGGCCGAGCCCTCCCAGTCGTCACCCTGCCAGTCCACAGCCCCCAGCCTGCCTGATCTCCCTGACCTAGCTGATCCAGCATACAACTTCAACACCCTCCTTGCCAATGAGATCAAGTTATTGACTGAGTGA